A part of Onthophagus taurus isolate NC chromosome 7, IU_Otau_3.0, whole genome shotgun sequence genomic DNA contains:
- the LOC111420975 gene encoding brachyurin-like gives MLFLFYVCLGILCCTKNVLSSLTFLKPTHLESKIVGGDEVSANSIPYMAGLFITKPTGLYLCGGVLISTKYVLTSANCLESSTSVEVRLGAHKVNQEESTQVRLTSTQFNIHGDWNSTSLTNDIATILLPSAITPNNYIKPVSLPGRADKDTTFSGEWAVVSGWGRDSDAANSMSQVLRSVDVEIMSNANCIFYYGTYVTPGHICTSGVDGVGSCRGDSGGPLIFDDQLIGIVSFASSAGCEVGWPTAYTRVTSYFEWIENHSDVVINK, from the exons ATGTTGTTCCTCTTTTATGTATGTTTAGGGATTCTTTGTTGCACAAAG aatgttttGTCATCactaacatttttgaaaccaACTCATTTAGAGAGTAAAATCGTTGGAGGTGATGAAGTATCAGCAAATTCCATTCCCTATATGGCtggattatttattacaaaaccaACCGGCTTATATCTTTGCGGAGGTGTTCTTATTTCAACCAAATATGTTTTAACCAGCGCAAATTGTTTAGAATC TTCTACAAGCGTTGAAGTAAGATTAGGAGCTCATAAAGTAAATCAAGAAGAATCGACTCAAGTAAGATTAACATCGACTCAATTTAACATTCATGGTGATTGGAATAGTACAAGTTTAACGAACGATATTGCTACGATTCTTCTTCCATCAGCAATAACACCAAATa ATTATATCAAGCCGGTTAGTTTACCGGGAAGAGCTGATAAAGACACAACGTTTTCAGGCGAATGGGCTGTTGTAAGTGGTTGGGGTCGCGATTCTGACGCTGCAAATTCAATGAGTCAAGTTTTACGTTCAGTTGACGTTGAAATTATGTCCAATgcaaattgtattttttattacggaacTTATGTAACTCCCGGGCATATTTGTACGAGTGGAGTTGATGGGGTTGGGTCATGTAGAGGGGATTCAGGTGGACCATTAATATTTGATGACCAATTG aTCGGAATTGTGTCATTCGCAAGTTCTGCGGGATGTGAAGTGGGATGGCCAACAGCATACACAAGAGTTACATCATATTTTGAATGGATTGAAAATCATTCCGATGtggttattaataaataa
- the LOC111420942 gene encoding brachyurin-like: MKVLAGVLLLAVLAQAIDDDWRTITPRNVYPKIPIFEVPGGERIVGGYEAARNSIPYQAGLFITTPAGTFFCGGSLISPTTILTAAHCVDGASSVQVRLGAHSVSAVESTQVRITSERFTVHSGWDADTLFNDIALVHLPEAAPINENIQTIQLPSGDTSDFAGVSARVSGWGKDSDQAAGISPVLRYVFAPVITNSECSNTFGWYITSGHVCIRGTGGIGSCSGDSGGPLVVDGVQIGVVSFGAAAGCELGYPSAFTRVTSFLDWISSNSDVLIN; encoded by the exons ATGAAGGTATTAGCCGGTGTTTTGTTGTTAGCTGTTTTGGCTCag GCCATTGATGATGACTGGAGGACTATTACGCCCAGGAACGTCTACCCAAAAATCCCCATTTTTGAAGTTCCTGGTGGTGAAAGAATTGTTGGCGGTTATGAAGCAGCTCGTAACTCCATTCCGTACCAAGCTGGTCTTTTCATTACCACCCCCGCCGGCACCTTCTTTTGCGGAGGATCTTTGATCTCTCCAACAACCATTTTAACCGCTGCTCATTGTGTCGATGG GGCTTCTTCCGTTCAAGTGAGACTTGGAGCTCACAGTGTATCTGCCGTTGAAAGTACTCAAGTTCGTATAACATCAGAACGATTCACTGTCCATAGTGGATGGGACGCTGATACTTTATTCAATGACATTGCTTTGGTTCATCTTCCAGAAGCTGCACCAATAAacg aAAACATCCAAACTATTCAATTACCATCTGGGGACACAAGCGATTTTGCTGGTGTTTCCGCTAGAGTTAGTGGTTGGGGCAAAGATTCTGATCAAGCTGCTGGTATCAGCCCCGTTTTACGTTACGTTTTCGCCCCTGTTATCACCAACTCTGAATGTAGCAACACTTTCGGATGGTACATTACATCCGGACACGTTTGTATTCGTGGTACTGGTGGAATTGGATCTTGCAGCGGTGACAGTGGTGGTCCATTGGTTGTTGATGGTGTTCAAATCGGTGTTGTCTCCTTTGGAGCAGCCGCTGGCTGTGAATTAGGTTACCCATCTGCTTTCACAAGAGTAACATCATTCCTTGATTGGATATCAAGTAACAGCGATGTTCtaattaattag
- the LOC111420976 gene encoding brachyurin-like encodes MKLILTVLALAAVAYTFEDAIPDTSVDWSQVKHLNPRIPVPFGLDKLLFKERIVGGWESERNALPYMAAIIVTKGTGNYLCGGSLISPVDVLTSAQCLIGASQAQVILGAHRLDVIEATQQRFYSSQFEIHHGYDPNLFINDIAAIKLQAAVQLNDFVSIVAVPRFEDAVHNFSGELAVVSGWGLTSDAEVTPSEVLKKVFAQVINNFVCNISLLGIIQATHICTSGEGNIGACAGDAGAPLVFEHMQIGVVSFSVDLGCEAQWPTVYTRLTFYLDWLETHTEAYID; translated from the exons ATGAAATTGATCTTAACCGTTTTAGCCCTTGCGGCTGTTGCTTAT aCATTCGAAGATGCTATTCCCGATACATCCGTGGATTGGTCGCAAGTTAAACACTTAAATCCCAGAATTCCAGTTCCATTTGGATTGGATAAACTGCTCTTTAAAGAAAGAATCGTTGGAGGGTGGGAAAGTGAGCGAAATGCTTTACCTTACATG gCCGCTATTATTGTAACTAAAGGTACTGGAAATTATCTTTGCGGTGGAAGTTTGATTTCCCCAGTTGATGTCTTAACTTCTGCACAATGTTTAATTgg TGCGAGTCAAGCTCAAGTTATCTTGGGTGCTCACCGTTTGGATGTCATTGAAGCCACCCAACAAAGATTCTACAGCAGCCAATTTGAAATTCATCACGGTTATGATCCAAATCTTTTCATTAATGATATCGCAGCAATTAAACTTCAAGCCGCCGTTCAACTTAatg ATTTTGTTAGCATTGTTGCTGTACCAAGATTCGAAGATGCCGTTCACAATTTCTCTGGCGAACTCGCCGTAGTCAGTGGATGGGGATTAACTTCCGACGCTGAAGTAACTCCAAGCGAAGTCTTAAAGAAAGTTTTCGCCCAAGTCATCAACAACTTTGTTTGCAATATCAGTTTATTAGGAATTATTCAAGCTACCCACATCTGTACTAGCGGAGAAGGAAATATTGGAGCTTGCGCAGGAGATGCTGGCGCTCCGTTAGTTTTTGAACACATGCAAATCGGTGTGGTTTCTTTCTCAGTTGATTTAGGATGCGAAGCTCAATGGCCTACCGTTTACACTCGTCTTACATTTTACTTAGATTGGTTAGAAACTCATACAGAAGCatacattgattaa
- the LOC111420891 gene encoding uncharacterized abhydrolase domain-containing protein DDB_G0269086-like, which translates to MFKFVVLAVVVAAVYGEPGFSSSHGGKGFSSGSGLKTIAQNSAEQANNAVASQLAAAKQAAAQAKSTLAQNAINAASAAQAALVGKQILVQRLEQQAQEAHLALEGEIRQLEQSQRASESARQTAEQAQQQINALGSALATAQGTLTHANQAAQASAQEYGSQSAMVGEAKQRYNSLTEELQSAEHDLASTQAAAQQAQAAAQQAQAAAAHAAESASAAGQQHGGFEGGHGGFDSEGFDGGYHHY; encoded by the exons atgttCAAGTTTGTAGTTCTTGCCGTCGTAGTTGCCGCCGTTTATGGAGAACCAGGATTTTCATCTAGCCACGGAGGAAAAGGATTCAGTTCAGGAAGTGGATTAAAAACAATCGCTCAAAATTCAGCTGAACAAGCTAACAACGCCGTTGCAAGCCAACTTGCCGCCGCTAAACAAGCTGCAGCTCAAGCTAAAAGTACTTTAGCTCAAAATGCTATCAAT GCTGCTTCCGCTGCTCAAGCTGCTCTTGTCGGCAAACAAATCCTTGTTCAACGTCTCGAACAACAAGCCCAAGAAGCCCATTTAGCTTTGGAAGGTGAAATCCGTCAATTAGAACAATCTCAACGTGCTTCTGAATCCGCAAGACAAACCGCTGAACAAGCCCAACAACAAATCAACGCTTTAGGATCCGCACTCGCAACCGCTCAAGGAACCCTCACCCACGCCAATCAAGCTGCTCAAGCTTCCGCACAAGAATACGGATCCCAATCTGCTATGGTCGGGGAAGCCAAACAACGTTACAACTCCTTAACCGAAGAACTCCAATCTGCTGAACACGATCTTGCTTCCACCCAAGCTGCTGCTCAACAAGCTCAAGCTGCCGCCCAGCAAGCCCAAGCTGCTGCTGCTCATGCCGCTGAATCTGCTTCAGCTGCTGGACAACAACATGGTGGATTTGAAGGTGGACATGGTGGATTCGATTCTGAAGGATTCGATGGGGGATATCatcattattaa
- the LOC111420974 gene encoding brachyurin-like has product MNVVVSIVFFAISTQAFTIDWFKIKRSDPQFILQFLKNHHDKIVGGEEAEPHSIPYQVGLIISYNEYSSFCGGSLISENTVLTAAHCINGSSNFQVILGAHNINLWEESQQLITSNNYTVHEKWDQNTLQNDIALIHLPTSAKLNEYVQIIRLPSRSETSDFAGKRARVSGWGKASDSATGISPTLRFVNVVVTTNEFCEYWYKGYITEIHICTDGGGGYGACGGDSGGPLVLYEQLIGVASFSVSLGCEVDWPSGYQRVTSHLDWIEDNSDVVIGISSTTTTTTSTPYSYNK; this is encoded by the exons ATGAATGTGGTAGTTAGTATCGTTTTCTTTGCGATTTCCACGCAG GCGTTTACTATTGATTGGTTCAAAATAAAGAGGTCTGATccacaatttattttacaatttctaaAGAATCATCATGACAAAATTGTAGGAGGGGAAGAAGCCGAACCCCATTCAATACCATACCAAGTGGGACTTATAATCAGTTATAATGAATATAGTAGTTTCTGTGGGGGTTCTTTGATTTCAGAAAATACCGTTCTAACTGCAGCTCATTGCATTAATgg ATCAAGtaattttcaagttattcTCGGTGcccataatataaatttatggGAAGAATCCCAACAACTAATTACATCCAATAATTACACTGTTCATGAAAAATGGGACCAAAATACTTTACAAAATGATATTGCTCTTATACATTTACCAACCTCTGCGAAATTAAACG aatatgTACAAATTATTCGGTTACCATCAAGAAGTGAAACAAGTGATTTCGCCGGTAAACGTGCCAGAGTTAGCGGTTGGGGAAAAGCTTCAGATTCAGCCACAGGAATAAGCCCAACTTTACGTTTTGTTAACGTGGTGGTAACCACAAATGAATTTTGCGAGTATTGGTATAAAGGTTACATAACTGAAATACACATTTGTACGGATGGTGGTGGTGGATATGGTGCTTGCGGTGGCGATAGCGGTGGTCCTTTGGTCTTGTACGAACAATTA ATTGGCGTGGCTTCCTTTAGCGTCTCTTTGGGTTGTGAGGTAGATTGGCCTTCTGGATATCAAAGAGTTACATCTCACCTTGATTGGATTGAAGATAATTCGGATGTAGTAATTGGTATATCATCCACTACAACAACAACTACGTCTACaccatattcatataacaaATAG
- the LOC111420959 gene encoding transmembrane protease serine 9-like, whose protein sequence is MKAFFAVLAFVAIANAIDDDWRTITPRNVYPKIPISKVRGGEKIVGGYEAARNSIPYQAGLSITTPAGTFFCGGSLISPTTILTAAHCVDGASSVQVRLGAHNVSAVENTQVRITSQQFTVHSGWDSENLFNDIALVHLPEAAPINENIQTVQLPSGDSGDFAGVTARVSGWGKDSDQAAGISPVLRYVFAPVITNSECSNTFGWYITSGHVCIRGTGGIGSCSGDSGGPLVVDGVQIGVVSFGAADGCELGYPSAFTRVTSFLDWISSNSDILLNASSDVDWSNVKRHNLMPRMPANFWDLPKNRIVGGQEAVPNSIKYQAALRVTVGTENYFCGASLISTRYLLTAAHCVDGASEIQVTLGAHKINEAEDTQVKITTDAYTMHSGWDATQIINDIAVIDLKQEIELTENIQPVNLPTYADVANEFTDSVARVSGWGLDSDSSDSISPVLREVYATVISNLVCNISYLGQIHNSNICTGGSGGVGSCSGDSGGPLVHNDKLIGIVSFGLAIGCEVGWPSAFTRVTTYLDWIQAHSDVIIH, encoded by the exons ATGAAAGCTTTCTTCGCTGTTTTAGCCTTCGTGGCTATTGCTAAT GCCATTGATGATGACTGGAGGACTATCACGCCCAGGAATGTCTACCCAAAAATCCCCATTTCTAAAGTTCGTGGTggtgaaaaaattgttggCGGTTATGAAGCAGCTCGTAACTCCATTCCGTACCAAGCTGGTCTTTCCATTACCACCCCAGCCGGCACCTTCTTTTGCGGAGGATCTTTGATCTCTCCAACAACCATTTTAACCGCTGCTCATTGTGTCGATGG GGCTTCTTCCGTTCAAGTGAGACTTGGAGCTCACAATGTATCTGCCGTTGAAAATACTCAAGTACGTATCACATCACAACAATTCACTGTCCATAGTGGATGGGACTctgaaaatttattcaatgACATTGCTTTGGTTCATCTTCCAGAAGCTGCACCAATAAACG AAAACATCCAAACTGTTCAATTGCCATCTGGGGACTCAGGCGATTTTGCTGGTGTTACCGCTAGAGTTAGTGGTTGGGGCAAAGATTCTGACCAAGCTGCTGGTATCAGCCCCGTTTTACGTTACGTTTTCGCCCCTGTTATCACCAACTCTGAATGTAGCAACACTTTCGGATGGTACATCACATCCGGACACGTTTGTATTCGTGGTACTGGTGGAATTGGATCTTGCAGCGGTGATAGTGGTGGTCCATTGGTTGTTGATGGTGTTCAAATCGGTGTTGTCTCTTTTGGAGCAGCCGATGGCTGTGAATTAGGTTACCCATCTGCTTTCACAAGAGTAACCTCATTCCTTGATTGGATTTCAAGTAACAGCGATATTCTACTTAAT gCTTCCAGTGATGTTGACTGGAGTAATGTTAAAAGACACAATCTTATGCCAAGAATGCCAGCTAACTTCTGGGATTTGCCCAAAAACAGAATTGTTGGAGGTCAAGAAGCTGTTCCAAACTCCATTAAATATCAAGCTGCCTTAAGAGTTACGGTTGGTACTGAAAATTACTTCTGTGGAGCTTCCCTCATCTCCACACGTTACCTTTTAACCGCCGCTCATTGTGTTGATGG TGCTTCCGAAATCCAAGTTACTTTGGGGGctcataaaattaatgaagctGAAGATACTCAAGTAAAAATTACCACCGATGCTTATACAATGCACTCTGGTTGGGATGCTACCCAAATCATTAACGATATTGCCGTCATCGATTTGAAACAAGAAATCGAATTAACCGAAAATATCCAACCCGTTAATTTGCCAACATACGCTGATGTCGCCAATGAGTTTACTGATTCAGTAGCTCGCGTCAGCGGATGGGGATTGGATTCTGACAGTTCCGACAGCATTAGCCCCGTTCTTAGAGAAGTTTATGCTACCGTAATTAGTAACTTAGTTTGCAACATCAGCTATTTAGGACAAATCCACAACAGCAATATCTGTACTGGTGGATCTGGTGGAGTTGGATCTTGCAGTGGAGACAGCGGTGGTCCTCTCGTTCACAATGACAAATTGATTGGTATTGTTTCTTTCGGACTTGCCATCGGTTGCGAAGTTGGATGGCCATCTGCTTTCACTCGTGTTACTACTTATTTGGATTGGATTCAAGCTCATTCTGATGTTATAATCCattag
- the LOC111420889 gene encoding uncharacterized protein CG45076-like, with amino-acid sequence MFKFVVLSLTVAYVLGAPGYSYESSGHGGKGFSAGSGLKTIAQSSAEQANNAVANQYAAAKQAAAQAKGALAQNAINAASAAQAALVGKQILVQRLQQQAQEAHLALEGEIRQLEQAQRAAESARQTAEQAQQQINALNSAISAAQGTLTHANQAAQEAAQEYGSQSAMVGEAKQRYNSLTEELHAAQSDLASTEAAAQQAQAAAQQAQAAAAHAAEAASAAGQQQQQQHGGFESGFETEGLDGGYHHY; translated from the exons atgttcaaattcGTCGTACTATCCTTAACCGTCGCTTACGTCCTTGGAGCTCCAGGATATTCCTACGAATCTTCAGGACATGGTGGAAAAGGTTTCAGTGCTGGAAGCGGATTAAAAACCATTGCTCAAAGCTCAGCTGAACAAGCTAATAATGCCGTTGCAAATCAATACGCTGCTGCTAAACAAGCTGCTGCTCAAGCCAAAGGCGCTTTAGCTCAAAATGCCATCAat GCTGCTTCTGCTGCTCAAGCTGCTCTCGTCGGGAAACAAATTCTCGTTCAACGTCTTCAACAACAAGCCCAAGAAGCTCATTTGGCTTTAGAAGGTGAAATCCGTCAATTAGAACAAGCTCAACGTGCTGCCGAATCCGCCAGACAAACCGCCGAACAAGCTCAACAACAAATTAACGCCTTAAACTCAGCTATTTCTGCTGCTCAAGGTACTCTCACTCACGCCAACCAAGCCGCTCAAGAAGCCGCACAAGAATACGGATCTCAATCCGCTATGGTCGGTGAAGCCAAACAAAGATACAACTCTTTAACCGAAGAACTCCACGCCGCTCAATCTGATCTTGCTTCCACCGAAGCAGCCGCTCAACAAGCTCAAGCTGCAGCCCAACAAGCTCAAGCCGCTGCTGCTCACGCCGCTGAAGCTGCTTCCGCTGCTggacaacaacaacaacaacaacacgGTGGATTTGAAAGTGGATTTGAAACTGAAGGATTAGATGGGGGATATCATCACTATTAA
- the LOC111420888 gene encoding prophage side tail fiber protein homolog StfR-like: MFKFAVLSVFAIALVHGAPGYSSYESSGHGGKGFSAGSGLKTIAQNSAEQANNAVANQYTAGKQAAAQAKSALAQNAINAASAAQAALVGKQILVQRLQQQAQEAHLALEGEVRQLEQAQRAAEAARQTAEQAQQQINALNSALSAAQGTLTHANQAAQEAAQEYGSQSAMVGEAKQRYNSLTEELHAAQSDLASTEAAAQQAQASAQQAQAAAAHAAESASAAGQQQQQHGGFESGYGGYETEGLDGGYHY, from the exons ATGTTCAAATTCGCCGTTTTAAGTGTTTTCGCTA ttgcTTTGGTTCATGGAGCTCCAGGATATTCTTCCTATGAGTCTTCAGGACATGGTGGAAAAGGTTTCAGTGCAGGAAGTGGATTAAAAACCATCGCCCAAAACTCAGCTGAACAAGCCAACAATGCCGTTGCCAATCAATATACCGCTGGCAAACAAGCCGCTGCTCAAGCTAAAAGTGCTTTAGCTCAAAATGCCATCAAC GCTGCTTCCGCTGCTCAAGCTGCTCTTGTCGGGAAACAAATTCTCGTTCAACGTCTCCAACAACAAGCTCAAGAAGCTCATTTAGCTTTGGAAGGTGAAGTACGTCAATTGGAACAAGCTCAACGTGCCGCTGAAGCTGCCAGACAAACCGCCGAACAAGCTCAACAACAAATTAACGCTTTGAATTCAGCTCTTTCCGCTGCTCAAGGAACCCTCACCCACGCCAACCAAGCCGCCCAAGAAGCCGCTCAAGAATATGGATCTCAATCCGCTATGGTCGGTGAAGCCAAACAAAGATACAACTCTTTAACTGAAGAACTCCACGCCGCTCAATCCGATCTTGCTTCTACCGAAGCCGCTGCCCAACAAGCTCAAGCTTCAGCCCAACAAGCTCAAGCCGCTGCTGCCCATGCTGCTGAATCTGCTTCCGCTGCTggacaacaacaacaacaacacgGTGGATTTGAAAGTGGATACGGCGGATATGAAACTGAAGGATTAGATGGTGGATatcattattaa